A genomic segment from Actinomadura hallensis encodes:
- a CDS encoding sigma-70 family RNA polymerase sigma factor, with amino-acid sequence MPGELERIAQIEDPYELLRAATERLAEAQQEVTELARLRRRLIQDLHAQGMSYAQIAQAAGLSRGRIHQIRHTGPAPEGAFLGSGEVTVVTPLRPDPASDRTYVALDDLRTGQRLEELARTFDLSVRSDHVALDGGIDLNRAGLLVICGPRMSPAMRDAYGKDPVIEWDRDDVGWLLRDKRTGEEIRSGQEDDPPRPYDVGYLGRLPRPDGNGSFLAIAGIHPEGSLGVVHLLTTDIASLWGQVGNERFSVVVGTEYAPDTHEPVRTELLTPIYRHDEASA; translated from the coding sequence ATGCCAGGCGAGTTGGAGCGCATCGCGCAGATCGAGGACCCGTATGAGCTGCTGCGCGCTGCGACTGAGCGCTTGGCGGAGGCACAGCAGGAGGTCACCGAGCTGGCGCGGCTGCGGCGTCGGCTGATTCAGGATTTGCACGCGCAGGGGATGTCGTATGCGCAGATCGCGCAGGCGGCGGGCCTGAGCCGTGGCCGTATCCATCAGATCAGGCACACGGGGCCGGCACCCGAGGGTGCTTTCCTCGGCTCCGGTGAGGTCACCGTGGTCACTCCCCTGCGGCCTGACCCGGCGAGCGACCGGACGTACGTCGCCCTGGACGACCTTCGCACCGGACAGCGGTTGGAAGAGCTGGCCCGGACCTTCGATCTGTCGGTGAGGTCCGATCATGTGGCGCTCGATGGCGGGATCGACCTCAACCGTGCCGGGCTGCTGGTGATCTGCGGTCCGCGGATGTCGCCTGCGATGCGGGATGCGTACGGCAAGGATCCGGTGATCGAGTGGGACCGGGACGACGTCGGTTGGCTGCTGCGGGACAAGCGGACGGGTGAGGAGATCCGTTCCGGGCAGGAGGACGACCCGCCGCGTCCGTACGACGTCGGGTATCTGGGGCGGCTGCCTCGGCCGGACGGCAACGGGTCCTTCCTCGCCATCGCTGGCATTCACCCTGAGGGGTCGTTGGGCGTGGTGCATCTGCTGACGACCGATATCGCCAGCCTCTGGGGGCAGGTCGGCAACGAACGGTTCTCGGTGGTGGTCGGTACCGAGTACGCGCCCGATACCCATGAGCCGGTGCGGACAGAGTTGCTCACGCCGATCTACCGGCACGATGAGGCGTCTGCCTGA
- a CDS encoding protein phosphatase 2C domain-containing protein yields MRVLIASEPGRPYRDNEDFAAAAPGVLVIIDGAGSPAGVESGCVHSVSWYAHNLGGLLLAAAGDMRRGLVEALSASIERVNGLHATTCDLGHPGSPSATVAVARVRDERLEHLVLSDSVLVLDRRDEGPAAITDDRLAEVIAQLDEPDDPSPVGSEAHAGRLRSRVERLASFRNQPGGFWVASTNPEAASEALTGSTPLAELDAVALLSDGASRLADRFGLMTWPDVLAVLRKDGPGELIARTREAEAADPDGIRWPRGKSSDDASVVYWDVRA; encoded by the coding sequence ATGCGTGTGCTGATCGCCAGCGAACCGGGACGTCCCTACCGGGACAACGAGGATTTCGCGGCGGCGGCGCCGGGCGTCCTGGTGATCATCGACGGGGCGGGCAGCCCTGCCGGTGTCGAGTCGGGCTGTGTGCACTCGGTCTCCTGGTACGCGCACAACCTCGGCGGCCTGTTGCTGGCCGCTGCCGGGGACATGCGGCGGGGCCTGGTCGAAGCGCTGTCGGCGAGCATCGAACGCGTCAACGGCCTGCATGCGACGACCTGTGACCTCGGGCATCCCGGCTCGCCGTCGGCGACCGTGGCGGTTGCGCGGGTCCGGGATGAACGTCTGGAACATCTGGTTCTGTCGGACTCCGTCCTGGTGCTCGATCGGCGCGATGAGGGGCCGGCGGCCATCACCGATGACCGCCTGGCCGAAGTGATCGCACAACTCGATGAGCCGGATGACCCCTCTCCTGTCGGGTCGGAAGCGCACGCCGGACGTCTGCGGAGTCGAGTCGAGCGGCTCGCCTCCTTCCGCAATCAACCCGGCGGGTTCTGGGTGGCCAGCACCAATCCGGAAGCGGCGAGCGAGGCCCTGACGGGGTCGACGCCGCTCGCGGAACTGGATGCGGTCGCGCTGCTGAGCGACGGGGCCAGTCGGCTCGCCGACCGGTTCGGCCTGATGACCTGGCCTGACGTGCTCGCCGTGCTCCGCAAGGACGGTCCCGGCGAACTGATCGCACGGACGCGGGAAGCCGAGGCGGCCGATCCGGACGGCATCCGCTGGCCGCGCGGCAAGTCGTCCGATGACGCCAGCGTCGTCTACTGGGACGTCCGGGCTTAG
- a CDS encoding serine/threonine-protein kinase: protein MPIVGDHFQRPTYKILRTIGEGNVGICRLARHDIFERDVVQKTISLLGIPDGVAREPHLLKEARHKHLIEVWDAQWEPAPEFQGLDAVTFICDYYPGGSIYNALMDRHEFGLGGALRICGQILDALEYLHRDREYVHRDVKPGNILLDQSRENAVLADLGSAGRIDPITGRTCDYGGTPLYLAPEAKSTGYVTAKSDLYSLGVVTVEMLAGRFPYEQIEFPEVDARLAAGKRALVDRFYKLPPHVPRNVRKFVGSLLQVDPAKRPDTARAALRKLNALEYVDWRRTSGEGLIGEWVGTWPLSKLPAKRRHYCVQATEVIRGRQRGKVRLEATWRNPDGSWRRIRKLSRYMDAGDTAVLASFFRDVESVAHASPA from the coding sequence ATGCCGATCGTTGGTGACCACTTTCAACGACCCACTTACAAGATTCTTCGTACGATCGGAGAGGGCAACGTTGGCATCTGTCGCCTTGCGCGACATGACATCTTCGAGCGCGATGTTGTACAGAAAACGATCTCGCTTCTTGGTATACCTGATGGCGTGGCTCGTGAGCCACACCTGTTGAAAGAGGCGAGGCATAAACATCTAATTGAGGTCTGGGACGCGCAATGGGAACCTGCTCCAGAGTTCCAAGGCCTGGATGCTGTGACCTTCATCTGCGACTACTATCCTGGTGGGAGTATTTATAACGCTCTTATGGACCGGCATGAGTTCGGGCTGGGCGGTGCACTTCGAATCTGCGGACAGATTTTGGATGCACTGGAGTATCTGCATAGAGACCGTGAGTACGTTCACCGAGATGTCAAGCCAGGTAATATCTTGCTTGACCAGTCGCGCGAGAATGCTGTTCTCGCTGACCTGGGCTCTGCTGGCCGGATTGACCCGATTACCGGCAGAACATGTGACTATGGAGGTACCCCCTTGTACTTGGCGCCAGAAGCCAAGTCAACAGGCTATGTGACTGCCAAGTCTGACTTGTATTCACTTGGTGTTGTGACAGTCGAGATGCTCGCCGGCAGATTTCCGTATGAGCAAATCGAGTTTCCTGAAGTTGACGCACGCTTGGCGGCTGGTAAGCGAGCACTGGTTGACCGATTCTACAAGCTACCGCCGCACGTACCTCGCAACGTGAGAAAGTTCGTCGGATCGCTCCTGCAAGTAGATCCAGCGAAGAGACCAGACACCGCACGCGCCGCACTCCGCAAGCTAAATGCTCTAGAGTACGTCGACTGGCGTCGAACTTCAGGAGAAGGTTTGATCGGAGAGTGGGTCGGAACTTGGCCGCTTAGCAAGCTACCAGCGAAGCGACGTCACTATTGTGTGCAGGCGACCGAAGTAATACGTGGACGTCAGAGGGGCAAGGTACGACTGGAGGCTACTTGGCGAAACCCTGACGGTAGTTGGAGACGAATTCGCAAACTCAGCCGCTACATGGACGCTGGAGATACAGCCGTGCTGGCATCCTTCTTCAGGGACGTGGAGTCGGTGGCCCACGCGTCACCTGCTTGA
- a CDS encoding DUF7662 domain-containing protein: protein MGTSLDGLDLATNQKASRRDADSQGFVTDYGTVVRREQYERLERRLRSDGRERIDMTFAEVSAVIGAALPQSAYDHSAWWGPDPKHTQAVWLGAGYKARPNLTAQRVTFIKTA, encoded by the coding sequence GTGGGGACATCCCTGGACGGTCTTGATCTTGCTACGAATCAGAAGGCATCGCGCAGAGATGCTGACAGCCAAGGGTTCGTCACCGACTATGGAACCGTGGTCCGACGGGAGCAGTACGAGCGGTTAGAGCGGCGCCTACGGTCAGACGGCCGGGAGCGCATCGACATGACGTTCGCGGAGGTGTCTGCCGTGATCGGAGCGGCATTGCCCCAGAGCGCCTATGACCACTCAGCATGGTGGGGCCCAGATCCGAAGCACACGCAAGCGGTATGGCTGGGCGCCGGCTACAAGGCCCGACCGAACCTGACCGCGCAGCGCGTGACCTTCATCAAGACGGCCTGA
- a CDS encoding ATP-binding protein, which yields MIEVKRLSRMFPGRRESISDARAFARAFVVGRSSDDLADTAELVVSELCTNAVEHTASGEEGGQFVLELEVHDGCVRVGVIDFGAQTEPAVNDGEPCDAVTGRGLFIVEAVSKAWGSEPLRVGRRVWADVVGASM from the coding sequence GTGATCGAGGTGAAACGCTTGTCCCGCATGTTCCCCGGTCGGCGGGAATCGATCAGCGACGCTCGGGCCTTCGCTCGGGCGTTCGTGGTGGGACGCAGCTCGGACGACCTGGCCGATACGGCGGAACTGGTCGTCAGCGAACTGTGCACGAACGCCGTCGAGCACACGGCGAGCGGTGAAGAGGGCGGCCAGTTCGTTCTGGAACTTGAGGTTCATGACGGTTGCGTGCGGGTGGGCGTCATCGACTTCGGGGCGCAGACAGAGCCGGCCGTCAACGACGGCGAACCGTGTGATGCGGTGACGGGTCGCGGGCTGTTCATCGTGGAAGCGGTGTCCAAAGCCTGGGGCAGTGAGCCGCTGCGGGTCGGGCGGCGGGTCTGGGCGGACGTCGTCGGCGCGTCCATGTGA
- a CDS encoding FtsK/SpoIIIE domain-containing protein → MSDLVVVLGALAAAAAGLWAWRRWHPASFWYGVGFPVRAVLVYLTWPHVASGCRLTRQRRRFRLTLDAVPVAGVASRSAATVVEHKRRVRRVDVERSPRLGVLRPTRLGWRMRVRLHDGQVPADYEKAAEGIAHAWRVHSVRVVDVRPGYVTLWATMRDPLTEVTVSPAPVELLRVRPGKLENGRDWVIDFRTVPHWLNAGATQSGKSNLANAIICDLAPQPVALVGFDLKGGVEFTPYAPRLSALATTRKESVDLLTDLVGEVENRMGLCRAHGARNVWTLPEPLRPIPVVVLVDEVAELFLMADKSEKDEVSRTATALLRVAQLGRAFAVHLIVCGQRIGADLGPGVTALRAQLSGRVCHRVNDPETANMTLGDVDPAALDAARAIPAETPGVCIVAGQDGTWHRARSVYVPEHTAEQAAREYAHLTPDWETLIGSVPVTPTAA, encoded by the coding sequence ATGAGTGACTTGGTTGTGGTGCTCGGGGCCTTGGCCGCTGCGGCGGCCGGGCTCTGGGCCTGGCGCCGCTGGCATCCGGCCTCGTTCTGGTACGGCGTCGGCTTCCCGGTGCGGGCGGTGCTGGTGTATCTGACGTGGCCTCACGTGGCCTCCGGCTGCCGCCTGACCCGGCAGCGGCGGCGGTTTCGCCTCACCCTCGACGCCGTCCCCGTCGCCGGTGTCGCGTCCCGCTCGGCGGCGACCGTGGTCGAGCACAAGCGGCGCGTGCGGCGGGTCGATGTCGAGCGCTCCCCCCGCCTGGGGGTGCTGCGGCCGACGCGGCTGGGCTGGCGCATGCGGGTCCGCCTGCACGACGGGCAGGTCCCCGCCGACTACGAGAAGGCCGCTGAGGGAATCGCGCACGCCTGGCGCGTCCACTCCGTCCGCGTGGTCGACGTGCGCCCCGGCTACGTGACGTTGTGGGCGACCATGCGTGACCCGCTCACCGAGGTCACCGTGTCGCCGGCGCCGGTGGAGTTGCTGCGGGTGCGTCCCGGCAAGCTGGAAAACGGCCGAGACTGGGTGATCGACTTCCGCACCGTGCCGCACTGGCTGAACGCCGGTGCCACGCAGTCGGGCAAGTCCAACCTGGCCAACGCCATCATCTGTGACCTGGCACCCCAACCGGTCGCGCTGGTGGGGTTCGACCTCAAAGGCGGGGTCGAGTTCACCCCGTACGCGCCTCGGTTGTCGGCGCTGGCCACCACCCGCAAAGAGTCGGTCGACCTGCTCACCGACCTGGTGGGCGAGGTCGAGAACCGCATGGGCCTGTGCCGCGCGCACGGGGCGCGCAACGTGTGGACCCTGCCCGAACCGCTGCGGCCGATTCCCGTCGTGGTCCTGGTCGATGAGGTGGCCGAACTGTTCCTGATGGCCGACAAATCCGAAAAGGATGAGGTGTCGCGGACGGCGACGGCGCTGCTGCGGGTGGCGCAGCTGGGCCGCGCGTTCGCCGTGCACCTGATCGTGTGCGGCCAGCGCATCGGGGCCGATCTCGGCCCCGGCGTCACCGCCCTGCGCGCACAGCTGTCCGGGCGGGTCTGCCACCGGGTCAATGATCCGGAGACGGCGAACATGACCCTTGGCGATGTGGACCCGGCGGCCCTGGACGCCGCCCGCGCCATCCCCGCCGAGACACCCGGAGTGTGCATCGTGGCCGGGCAGGACGGCACCTGGCACCGCGCCCGCTCGGTCTACGTCCCCGAACACACCGCCGAACAAGCCGCGCGCGAGTACGCGCACCTGACCCCGGACTGGGAGACCCTCATCGGCTCCGTCCCCGTCACCCCCACCGCCGCATAA
- a CDS encoding Scr1 family TA system antitoxin-like transcriptional regulator: MGEERLREIGEELRRLRVAAGLSGVRLASRAGVPQPTVSRVETGRRVSDPEVVARLFRALELDDAEVERFVGLVREAYALTAPRRSDAGVSFRAGAAVELARGARWVRAFEAVVVPRLLWTAEYAAAAGAGDWAGPSLEGEGRRFCFVVAEVGLRTWPGSGECMPGQLAHLLEVSRLEGVRLGVVPAHVTPRVPLHGFTVYDDAAVTVETFTREITLTDADEVRAYGEIFEGFERAAVFGDAARALVQDAAREVRETLGFIH, translated from the coding sequence ATGGGTGAGGAGCGGCTGCGGGAGATCGGTGAGGAGTTGCGGCGGCTGCGGGTGGCTGCCGGGTTGTCGGGTGTGCGGCTGGCTTCTCGGGCTGGGGTGCCTCAGCCGACGGTGTCTCGGGTGGAGACGGGGCGGCGGGTCTCTGATCCTGAGGTGGTGGCCCGGTTGTTTCGGGCGCTGGAGTTGGACGATGCCGAGGTTGAGCGGTTCGTCGGGCTTGTGCGTGAGGCGTATGCGCTGACGGCTCCTCGTCGTAGTGATGCCGGGGTGTCGTTCCGTGCCGGTGCGGCTGTGGAGCTGGCGCGTGGGGCTCGGTGGGTGCGGGCGTTTGAGGCGGTGGTGGTTCCGCGGTTGTTGTGGACGGCGGAGTATGCGGCTGCTGCGGGGGCCGGCGACTGGGCAGGGCCGTCGCTGGAGGGTGAGGGTCGGCGGTTCTGCTTCGTGGTGGCTGAGGTGGGGCTGCGGACGTGGCCGGGGTCGGGTGAGTGCATGCCGGGGCAGCTGGCGCACCTGTTGGAGGTGTCGAGGCTGGAGGGGGTCCGGCTGGGGGTGGTGCCTGCCCACGTCACGCCTCGGGTGCCTTTGCACGGGTTCACGGTGTACGACGATGCGGCCGTGACGGTGGAGACCTTCACGCGAGAGATCACGCTCACCGATGCCGACGAGGTCCGGGCCTATGGGGAGATCTTCGAGGGCTTTGAGCGGGCGGCGGTGTTCGGGGATGCCGCGCGGGCGTTGGTGCAGGACGCTGCGCGTGAGGTGCGCGAGACCCTAGGCTTTATTCACTGA
- a CDS encoding DUF2637 domain-containing protein has protein sequence MNRLLGAVADSGPVVVLAGIAAAGSFTHIRDTATEHGQTGWMAWAIAVCIDLTCVMAAAERQRDKKTGRPTGRLSWPTVVLVGGILLSLAANLAQADPSVWGWITAGTPAACFLVAVSMLERRRTTTPAATRPASRPAAEVLPVPDSFGRPSPPSSPSSSSSGSSSLTDAADSSSVPSSSSPWVVWEHPSATPAAAPSATHRQQDESQDERGGQTSIPVPAKAPASPSPSSSASGPAGPLLDFARRVAAEHQTKHGRPITRDALRARLGVSNQLASDLLRQIRTEHNHAAPVA, from the coding sequence ATGAACCGGCTGCTGGGCGCGGTGGCCGACTCCGGGCCGGTCGTGGTGCTGGCCGGTATCGCGGCGGCCGGATCGTTCACCCACATCCGCGACACCGCCACCGAACACGGCCAAACCGGCTGGATGGCCTGGGCCATCGCCGTGTGCATCGACCTGACCTGCGTCATGGCCGCCGCAGAACGCCAACGCGACAAGAAGACCGGACGGCCCACGGGGCGGCTGTCGTGGCCCACCGTGGTCCTGGTCGGCGGCATCCTGCTGTCCCTGGCGGCGAACCTGGCGCAGGCCGATCCGTCGGTGTGGGGCTGGATCACCGCCGGCACCCCGGCCGCCTGCTTCCTGGTCGCGGTCTCCATGCTCGAACGCCGCAGAACAACCACCCCGGCGGCTACCCGTCCCGCGTCCCGTCCGGCGGCTGAGGTACTACCCGTCCCTGACTCCTTCGGCCGCCCGTCCCCGCCCTCCTCCCCGTCCTCGTCCTCGTCCGGATCGTCGTCCTTGACGGACGCAGCGGACTCGTCATCCGTCCCGTCGTCCTCGTCGCCGTGGGTGGTGTGGGAACACCCCTCGGCTACCCCGGCGGCCGCGCCCTCGGCCACTCACCGACAGCAGGACGAGAGCCAGGACGAGCGGGGCGGACAAACCTCCATCCCCGTCCCCGCCAAGGCTCCCGCCTCGCCGTCGCCGTCGTCGTCCGCGTCGGGTCCGGCGGGGCCGCTGCTCGACTTCGCCCGCCGCGTCGCGGCCGAACACCAGACCAAGCACGGGCGGCCGATCACCCGCGACGCGCTGCGCGCCCGCCTCGGCGTCTCCAACCAGCTCGCCTCCGACCTGCTCCGCCAGATCCGCACCGAACACAACCACGCCGCACCCGTCGCCTGA